A stretch of Camelina sativa cultivar DH55 chromosome 18, Cs, whole genome shotgun sequence DNA encodes these proteins:
- the LOC104760778 gene encoding 40S ribosomal protein S27-2-like produces the protein MVLQNDIDLLNPPAEIEKRKHKLKRLVQSPNSFFMDVKCPGCFNITTMFSHSQTVVVCAKCNTVLCQPTGGKAKLTQGCLKKETS, from the exons ATG GTGCTCCAAAATGACATCGACCTGCTCAATCCTCCTGCTGAGATCGAGAAAAGAAAGCACAAACTCAAACGTCTCGTGCAGTCTCCAAACTCTTTCTTCATG GACGTGAAGTGTCCGGGATGTTTCAACAT AACCACTATGTTCAGCCATTCTCAAACAGTTGTAGTGTGTGCAAAATGTAACACAGTTCTGTGCCAGCCCACTGGTGGTAAAGCAAAGCTCACACAGGGATgcttgaagaaagaaacatcTTAG
- the LOC104763211 gene encoding uncharacterized protein LOC104763211 has product MDIKVNGNGRTTEDDWVQVIAGDDDAKGLLPMLQSGKQDLYEATAEINDAEPCTSITVRLLSRQDKRCALVDEVYVFADPVDPSESEQEEASGAGNSSSSSLMAMFMPAILQLSRGKNVSKERDTQVSSDKSYSTTNPGSLGYSNDSDKIVNEIHQETNFSKGDQMGVSPPPVLVDTLSKRVSREEIRPAISCSNMETILYDLVNKVSRIETILTRFEDQMLKPINSIDARLQLVEKKLEQLGKNSFESELVCQTRIPNLDALGSDTDKIPDTDELDGLTKSTDYPKLVSCTTIVVPESSVEDDAVVLPKNRLEELESENSSNSNSGNEMVFTEPEISNEEVGPSFEEKPKRSLSVNDALASALAGLLSSHSITDGKYSKALVVTAPEFLNEDDEEEIEEKPQTNGHPDKSQVAAELGNTHSTLGSPTSSQEEPEITPCIKDGAQELVYDDSFGGDEEAETVVSIRDNALDEEMFTSSTNLSDKPRDSDSLIHELKNPNVTTAKCRGEPGMDDVLKSVFGLQPTTSSVDFLTPVLDVRFISESQDSDSRGFFEALFT; this is encoded by the exons ATGGACATCAAGGTAAATGGTAATGGACGAACGACCGAAGATGATTGGGTTCAAGTGATAgctggtgatgatgatgcaaaAGGTCTGCTTCCAATGTTACAATCAGGAAAACAG GATTTGTATGAAGCTACTGCGGAGATCAATGATGCGGAACCTTGCACTTCGATTACAGTCCGTCTTCTCTCTCGCCAGGATAAAAGATGTGCACTTGTTGATGAAGTGTATGTGTTTGCTGATCCTGTTGATCCAAGTGAGTCAGAGCAAGAAGAAGCAAGTGGAGCAGGGAATTCATCCAGTAGTTCGTTGATGGCTATGTTTATGCCCGCTATTTTGCAGCTCTCTCGAGGAAAAAATGTTAGCAAAGAACGGGATACACAAGTTTCTTCTGACAAGTCCTACAGCACTACTAACCCAGGATCTTTAGGATACTCAAATGACTCAGATAAGATCGTGAATGAAATTCACCAGGAGACAAATTTCAGTAAAGGTGATCAAATGGGAGTGAGCCCACCTCCAGTATTAGTTGATACTCTTTCAAAGCGAGTATCTCGAGAAGAAATCAGACCTGCTATTTCTTGCAGTAATATGGAGACTATCCTGTATGATCTTGTTAACAAGGTAAGCAGAATAGAAACTATCTTGACAAGATTTGAAGATCAGATGTTGAAACCTATCAACAGTATTGATGCAAGGCTCCAGCTCGTAGAGAAGAAACTCGAACAGCTAGGAAAGAACTCTTTTGAATCTGAGTTGGTTTGTCAAACGAGAATACCCAATCTAGATGCTCTGGGCAGTGATACAGATAAAATTCCTGATACCGATGAGTTGGATGGATTGACTAAAAGCACTGATTATCCAAAATTGGTTTCTTGTACGACAATAGTTGTCCCTGAATCCTCTGTTGAAGATGATGCGGTTGTACTACCAAAGAACAGGCTGGAAGAACTGGAGAGTGAGAATAGCTCAAACTCAAACTCAGGAAATGAGATGGTTTTTACTGAACCTGAGATCAGTAATGAGGAGGTTGGTCCTTCTTTTGAAGAGAAACCAAAACGTTCGTTGTCTGTAAATGATGCTTTAGCATCTGCACTTGCTGGATTGTTGTCTTCACATTCGATCACGGATGGAAAATACAGCAAAGCCCTCGTAGTTACAGCTCCAGAATTTttaaatgaagatgatgaggaggagatCGAAGAGAAACCTCAGACGAATGGCCATCCAGACAAAAGCCAAGTTGCAGCCGAGTTGGGAAACACGCACTCTACCTTGGGGAGCCCAACTTCTTCACAGGAAGAGCCTGAAATTACTCCATGTATCAAAGATGGTGCTCAGGAATTGGTATATGATGATAGTTTTGGAGGGGATGAGGAAGCTGAGACAGTGGTTAGCATCAGGGACAATGCTTTAGATGAAGAGATGTTTACATCAAGCACAAACCTCAGTGATAAGCCCAGGGATTCCGATTCCTTGATTCACGAGCTCAAGAATCCAAATGTAACTACTGCAAAATGCAGAGGAGAGCCTGGAATGGATGATGTCTTGAAGAGTGTTTTCGGTCTTCAACCGACTACTTCTTCAGTCGATTTCCTAACTCCAGTCCTGGATGTGAGATTTATTTCAGAGAGTCAAGACTCAGATAGCAGAGGTTTCTTTGAGGCACTCTTCACATAA